ATAGTTGCTCTTCTGGCAGGTTACGTCTTCCATGCTCACGTTTCTCACGGTAGGCTCGAAACCGCGGTAGCAGATTTCCTTGCGCTCGTAGTCGAGGTTGATTTTCAGCACGGCTTCCTTACACTGACCCACGGTCACCTTGCGCATGTTGATGTTCTGAATCAATCCGCCACGGCAGTTGTTGGTCTTGATGCGGAGGATGCGCTCCAGGTTAGGCGAGTCCATGCGGCAGTTTTCTGCATACACGTTCTCGCAACCGCCCGAGATTTCCGAACCGATTACCACGCCTCCGTGTCCATCCTGCATCTCGCAGTTGCGGATGATGATGTTGCGTGATGGCTGGTTCCAGAGTCTGCCGTCGTTGTTTCTTCCGCTCTTGATGGCAATGCAGTCGTCACCGGTGTGGAAGATACAGTCCTCGATGAGCACGTTCTCGCAAGCCTCAGGGTCGCAGCCGTCGCCGTTAGGACCTTCGTTCCAGATGGTCACGCCCTTCACTGTGATGTTCTTGCAGAGCAGTGGATGGATTACCCAGAAAGGCGAGTTGAGCAGTTTGACACCTTGGATCAGGATGCGCTCGCTGCGTACGAAGTTGATGAGCTGAGGGCGCAATCCCTGTCCCAGTCCAAACTTGCGCTGGTCGAAATCCACGCCGTCTTCAGCCTGCTTCAGCAGTTTGGCACGCGAACCCAGGCACTGTGCTTCCTTGGTGATTCCCTCCTTGTAGTTGAATCTCTTGTGTCCGCACATCGGCCACCATGTCTCCATGTTTCCGCCTCCGTCGATGGTACCTTCGCCGGTGATGGCGATGTCGGTAGCCTTGTAGGCATAGATGCAAGGCGAGTAGTTCCAGCAGGCAAGACCTTCCCATGAGGTGCGTACCAGCGGATAGAGCTTGGTGTCGAAAACAAACTGCAGGATAGCATCCTTCTGCACCTCCAGTTTCACGCGGCTCTTCATCTCTATGGCACCCGTCTTCCAGGTACCCTTAGGAATCACCACGCATCCGCCTCCCTTTTTCGAAACCAGGGCGATGAGCTTGTTGATGGCTTTCTGGTTCTGTGCTGCCGGATTCGACAGTTTGGCACCATACTTGGAGATGTCATACACTTTTGCCGACTGCGGCAAATCAGGCAGTTGAATGCTCTGTTCAATCCGCTTGTACTCCGCCTCGTCCCATCCTGCGGCGTTCATCCAGGCAGGAATCAGCAGGGCGATGAGCAACAATTTAAAGATTTTTTTCATTGTTCTGTTTATCTAAATATGTTTTTAAATAGGTTGGTTCTATATCCTTATCTGATAAGAAGATACACCGATGCAAAGATAATGAAATTATTTAGAATAAGGGGGCTTTGAAATGTTAAAAATGCAAGATGCCGCTTTTTTATCCGTAAAAATTTGGTGGTTTTAATAAAAAAGTGTACCTTTGTAGCGAAATTTAACATCAATCATACAAAAATTAAACTGTTCGCCTATCGATTAGACATTTACTTAATATACTAATAAATATTTAAGAAATGAGAAATCTGAATGAAATGACAGATGAGGAATTGGCCTTGGCTTACGTCGAGGGCAACAATAAGGCTTTTGACCTTTTGTTGGCTCACAACGAAGTGAAGCTCTTTTCCTATATCATGTTTGTAGTACACGATGAGGAAGTGGCGAATGATATCTTTCAGGAGACTTTCGTCAAAGCCATCGTCAAGCTCCAGAATGGTGCCTACTCACCTAATGGTAAGTTTGGTGCATGGCTCATGCGCATTGCGCATAACGTCATCATTGATGGATACCGTGACCAGAAGCATCAGCGCATCGTTGACCAGAAGAACAACAACGACCTGTCGGGTCTGAAGGGAGACGGTGTGATAGATAGCTACGTGGAGCGCGAGCTGGTGCGTGAGCAGATTATGGGCGACGTGAAGAAGCTCATGATGTTCTTGCCTGCCAACCAGCGTGAAGTGGTTTACATGCGATATTACCAGGATATGTCGTTCAGGGAAATCGCCGAGACCACCAATGTAAGCATCAATACCAGTCTGGGCCGTATGCGCTATGCAATCCTCAACCTTCGCAGAATGGCTAAGGAGCACCATATCAGTTTGCAGCTGGACTAAATGTTTCCAGCTGCAAGCTGCCTGTTGCTTTTTCTGAGAACAGAAGATTCTTTTTCTGAGAACAGAAGATTCTTTTTCTAAGAACAGAAGATGATTCTAGGAACTTGAAAATCCTATG
The Segatella copri DNA segment above includes these coding regions:
- a CDS encoding sigma-70 family RNA polymerase sigma factor gives rise to the protein MRNLNEMTDEELALAYVEGNNKAFDLLLAHNEVKLFSYIMFVVHDEEVANDIFQETFVKAIVKLQNGAYSPNGKFGAWLMRIAHNVIIDGYRDQKHQRIVDQKNNNDLSGLKGDGVIDSYVERELVREQIMGDVKKLMMFLPANQREVVYMRYYQDMSFREIAETTNVSINTSLGRMRYAILNLRRMAKEHHISLQLD